Genomic DNA from Phaeobacter porticola:
TGGAGCGGGCGAGGCGATTCGAACGCCCGACCCTAACCTTGGCAAGGTTATGCTCTACCCCTGAGCTACGCCCGCGCTGCCATTCGGTGAGCCGGTGTTTAGGAAATTGCCGCACCGCCCGCAAGAGGAAAAGCGGCAGATTGGCGAAGAAAAGAACCGCCTATTTCATCGGGCTGATGGCCGTCAGTTCTGCACGCGCGCGATCAAGAGTGACGTGGCGGATGCACTGTAAGGTGTTTATTTATTGGCAAAAAAGAAAAAGCCGCTCAGATGAGCGGCCTTTCTTGTCCAGATGGAGCGGGCGAGGCGATTCGAACGCCCGACCCTAACCTTGGCAAGGTTATGCTCTACCCCTGAGCTACGCCCGCGCTGCATCTGGTGAGCCGGTGAATAGGCAATTGCGCAGCGGCCTGCAATAGAAAATCGTCAGGTTTTTACGCGCGATCAGAAAAATCTTCGCAGATCGGGTGGCCGGCGCTTGCCGCCAGACGCTGCTCTGCCGATGTGCTGAGCGATGCAGAGATAAATTCGGACCTGCTGCAATGTGAAAGCCCCAGCGCGCGGATCAGCTGTGCGTCTTTGCGCCCCTCAAGGATCACGATCCCTTCGCGCGCCAGCAGGTCCCGTGTCCCATGCCCGCCGTCAGATCGGATACGGCGCATAAAATCCTTCTGCGCCGCCACGGCCTCGACAACATCGCGCGGGATGGGGCGGCCCTGAAGCGCGCGAAACAGGCCTGCCATCCGTGCGTTGCCGCTGTCCCCGTCAAAGATACGCGCAACCGTTTCCTCTGGTAGGATGCGCCAGAAATTCGCAGGGTAGGGTTGGTCACAAAGCAGCCAGAGGATATGGCAAAAGCCCTCCGCAGAAATCGAGCGTTTGGCATCCTTGTTCTGGCCAGCCGTCAGATAATCCATCCGTGCCACAATCAGGCCCAGATAACACCGCGCCCGCGGCTCATCTGCGGCGACCAGAATACACGGCTGATCAATCGCCTCGGTCGGGATCATCCAATTGCTGCCCATTGTATGTTTGATGTCCACATCGTGGCCAAGGATTTTGGTGTCCAACCGCCCCTTTGGCAGGCGCAGCATTGCGCGCAGTTCGATCTCTACCCGAGTGCCAATGTAGGTCTTTTCGGTCTTCTCAAGCTCCTCGTAGCTGCGTCGCCCGGTT
This window encodes:
- a CDS encoding NaeI family type II restriction endonuclease, which gives rise to MKRKLPPSCICPGHSDHALLSALAQEITTRSGGAIELAECFPAMLRECIDNVIMTPKTGRRSYEELEKTEKTYIGTRVEIELRAMLRLPKGRLDTKILGHDVDIKHTMGSNWMIPTEAIDQPCILVAADEPRARCYLGLIVARMDYLTAGQNKDAKRSISAEGFCHILWLLCDQPYPANFWRILPEETVARIFDGDSGNARMAGLFRALQGRPIPRDVVEAVAAQKDFMRRIRSDGGHGTRDLLAREGIVILEGRKDAQLIRALGLSHCSRSEFISASLSTSAEQRLAASAGHPICEDFSDRA